The DNA sequence aaaaaacaaagaggaagaaaatgaaggtgACACGTGGCCTCAACGAGGCCATGCAAACCATACCGGAGTGGGATCCTAAAGTCAAGGTATCTTGAGCATTGACTGAGTGTTACTCCATTCCTGCCTGTAAAGAAGACCTCCCGGAGTTTTCTGAATATCCCTAATACCCTTTTCCCAAGCATGAGCGCATGAATAACTCAATCCTCTGCTGATGTTGCTGGAAAACTGAAGCATAGCGACCATCCTTCCCTTGCATTAACATCCCAACCTTAAAGACCTGAATTCCAACTCACTGGGTGTCCCAAATCCCTGGGGAATTTAGTAGATCCGAGCAAACAGTGTGAAGGGTGTGCCATTGATTATCTGTGACAAGATTTCTATGTATTTCTGGAAGCGTTGAAGAACTTCTGCTGCAATCAGTATCAGATGGACTGCTGAATATTATACCAAGGTGCTGCTTGTTTTGCCATTATTGAGATTGATCTGCTGGAACTCAGCTCTCCCATGTTGATTTTCAGCATACACATTGTGTAGTTTCTCCGCCTTTTGCAACCCAGAAAAGGTTGCATTGAACCTCACCACCATGACGCTCTGAGGGGCAGATTCCCCTCGGCATATTTAGGTCTTTTCCCCAAGTGAACATTTCCATAATGCTACTACTGCCCATTCCCTATCAAGAGGATCATTATCTAGCCCAAGCATCCGAACAAACAATGCCACATAACCATCACCAAGACTAAGAGAGCTGCTGTTTATTGTATGCACCCCAGGAACCAGGTCCAGGTTCGTATTGAGGAAAACTTTCTGCGCTTGCCAGTATCGGATTCATGCCATAGTTTGTAAGATAAGAATTTGCTGCATATCCAGTTTCAGGGCCGCCATAGTTTCCACTATAACCTGGATTCCCACCAGAAGCAGCAGCACTGGCTCCTTTATCAGCATTAGCAAACTCTGCACGAAGTTTTTCCAACTCCCTGGCCATTGAGATCAGGTTATTCTCCATCAGCTGACCATGCTGGTAATTCTCTGCATATCCATTCTTCTCATACTCAATGGCAGCTCTGGCTCGTTGCAAGTCATGTTTCACACCCATGCTTCATCATGCTATCAATCACCACATTGCCTTTCAGAGTCAACAAGGCGTCAGCATTGACCTCAATGACATCGGATAAATATTTGTCAACTTATACAAGACGTCCAGAACCTATCCCAATAGCATCTTCCTGTTTAACTAAGCCTGTAATGCAGCGAAAAAGCTCTTCTATGACTGCAAGAATTTCAGGATCTTGAGGACCACTGGCTTGATTATGCAAATCGAGATCACATCGCCGCAGTAGGGAATCAATTAAATCCTTAAATCCCTCTCTGGGAGATCAGATAAAAGCCCAACAGCTACTGCCTGTTCTTCTGTGATTCCAATATTTTCAGATATGACACTGATTAAGCTGCTAAGCTGGCCGGCTGTGCCACGCAGGGCATCAGCTAGTTCTGCTCCAATTTCACAATGAGCTTTCAATTTACTTTCACATTATTCATCCACACAATATTGTACGTCGAGTCCATGAGAAATGGGTCTATCTCAACAAATTAATATATCATTGCTCAGTCAGAAATGCCATgcattcaaatattcaaaagaaTAGACTCAACTGTTGGATGACTTGAGCATGCTTGAGACTTGGGACCCACTCAGGGACCCATCTCTAAGGTTTTGTTGCTGATGTTCCAGCAAGATCCCAGCCTGAGAATGGTAGAAATTTGGATACCCAAGGGCCTCAAAATGCTGTGAAGGCTGCTGCCCTTGCCGAAATCTACCAGGTTGCTGATTTTGGCCCTGGAAGCTGTAGTATTTGGA is a window from the Vitis riparia cultivar Riparia Gloire de Montpellier isolate 1030 chromosome 9, EGFV_Vit.rip_1.0, whole genome shotgun sequence genome containing:
- the LOC117921899 gene encoding protein FLX-like 1, encoding MGVKHDLQRARAAIEYEKNGYAENYQHGQLMENNLISMARELEKLRAEFANADKGASAAASGGNPGYSGNYGGPETGYAANSYLTNYGMNPILASAESFPQYEPGPGSWGAYNKQQLS